The following are from one region of the Geoalkalibacter subterraneus genome:
- a CDS encoding glutaredoxin family protein, whose protein sequence is MKKGLLLLFLLLAGCTTLPPADPSISVPQVPEGEVVVYIRDGCPYCAHTLDILADALIVPHLRNITTSRQAYQELLAIHRIHFPDQEPIVPVILTHQDILRGYNAQSLNELLAGEEISDRENHQSCP, encoded by the coding sequence ATGAAAAAAGGACTACTGCTGCTCTTCCTGCTTCTGGCGGGATGCACGACTCTGCCACCGGCCGATCCCAGTATTAGCGTGCCGCAGGTGCCGGAAGGGGAGGTTGTCGTTTATATCAGGGACGGTTGCCCCTATTGTGCCCATACCCTCGATATCCTGGCCGATGCCCTGATCGTGCCGCATCTTCGCAATATCACGACGAGCCGCCAGGCCTACCAGGAACTGCTGGCCATCCACCGCATTCATTTTCCGGACCAGGAGCCGATCGTGCCGGTGATTCTGACCCATCAGGACATTTTAAGGGGATATAACGCCCAGTCGCTCAATGAGCTGCTGGCGGGAGAAGAGATCAGCGACCGGGAAAATCATCAGTCTTGCCCCTGA
- a CDS encoding Lnb N-terminal periplasmic domain-containing protein: MSVSLLVLLPSGSAAGTGPSIDATSLKRMVQERALAEERLWHVLMHYRAKGSGYESLVDDPDYFFAPRGKIDPAAELAASVEAMLAPPDQGDEHFICRYPARSEWLVESLDVDPQILSRPDCVKRDEALAKVDPQSAVLVFPAAHNNGPASMFGHTLLRIGSSYQSELLSHAINYAAFSTDTNGLIYAFKGLFGLYDGYFTVLPYYEKLNEYSSLEHRDVWEYRLNLEPEEVRRLVLHSWEMQGIASDYFFFDENCSFLLLYLLEAARPELNLTQPYYDRFSFWVIPSDTIVSVKEAGLVEEVKYRPSLATRIEHKASLLDESARRKSHAIAVAGASPRELAENYSLQEQRQILDLSAEYLRYRFSRKEIEEDRYKKRYLPVLAARSALGTEDEMVEVPRPVPPELGHAPGRWALGAGARDSRYFLEFNWRAAYHDLLDPDEGFTQGAQINFISLKARYFPERNNLRLENLHLVDIFSLAPRDLFFSPISWKVRGGLERKPFTDGEDLLYVGINTGGGMAWNLGPDALLYLMADADLNLSDRFRDKVSLGAGPTLGCLLQLTSDWKAHLHGGALFYGFEEHEHYRAVLEQNYRLSREGGVTLKAGWERAFDQSKAEIMLSLNRYF, encoded by the coding sequence GTGTCCGTCTCCCTGCTTGTCCTGTTGCCTTCGGGCAGTGCTGCCGGGACGGGACCGTCGATCGATGCAACCTCCCTCAAACGGATGGTGCAGGAACGTGCCCTGGCTGAAGAGCGCCTCTGGCACGTTCTGATGCACTATCGCGCCAAGGGCAGCGGATATGAGAGCCTGGTCGATGACCCGGACTATTTCTTCGCTCCCCGGGGCAAGATCGATCCCGCTGCGGAGCTGGCCGCTTCCGTCGAGGCAATGCTTGCGCCTCCCGACCAGGGGGATGAGCACTTCATCTGCCGCTACCCGGCCCGCAGCGAATGGCTGGTGGAGTCGCTGGATGTCGATCCGCAAATTCTCTCGCGCCCCGATTGCGTCAAACGCGACGAAGCTCTCGCCAAGGTCGATCCACAGTCGGCGGTGCTGGTTTTCCCTGCCGCCCATAACAACGGCCCGGCGTCCATGTTCGGCCACACCCTGCTGCGCATCGGCAGCTCATACCAGAGCGAACTGCTGTCCCACGCCATCAATTACGCGGCGTTTTCCACCGACACCAACGGCCTGATCTACGCCTTCAAAGGGCTTTTCGGACTCTATGACGGCTATTTCACGGTTTTGCCCTACTACGAAAAGCTCAACGAGTACAGCTCGCTGGAGCATCGCGATGTGTGGGAATACCGGCTGAACCTGGAACCTGAAGAGGTGCGACGCCTGGTCCTGCACAGCTGGGAGATGCAGGGGATCGCCTCCGATTATTTCTTCTTCGATGAAAACTGCTCCTTCCTGCTGCTCTATCTGCTCGAAGCGGCCCGTCCTGAATTGAACCTGACGCAGCCGTACTATGATCGGTTTTCCTTCTGGGTGATCCCCTCCGATACCATTGTGTCCGTCAAAGAAGCCGGGCTGGTGGAGGAGGTCAAATACCGCCCCTCGCTGGCAACGCGCATCGAACACAAAGCGTCTCTGCTGGATGAATCTGCCCGCCGCAAATCTCACGCCATTGCCGTCGCGGGGGCGTCACCCCGTGAACTCGCCGAGAATTATTCACTTCAGGAACAGCGTCAGATCCTTGATCTGTCGGCGGAGTACCTGCGATACCGCTTCTCCCGCAAGGAGATTGAAGAAGATCGTTACAAGAAGCGCTATCTGCCGGTTCTGGCCGCACGCAGCGCTCTGGGAACCGAGGATGAGATGGTTGAAGTACCACGCCCCGTACCCCCGGAGCTGGGGCATGCCCCCGGGCGCTGGGCGCTGGGCGCCGGTGCGCGCGACAGCCGCTACTTTCTCGAATTCAACTGGCGGGCGGCCTATCATGATCTGCTCGACCCCGATGAGGGATTCACGCAGGGCGCCCAGATCAATTTCATCTCACTGAAGGCGCGCTATTTTCCAGAGCGCAACAACCTGCGTCTGGAAAACCTGCACCTGGTCGATATCTTCTCCCTGGCGCCGCGCGACCTTTTCTTCTCTCCCATTTCGTGGAAGGTGCGCGGCGGATTGGAGCGCAAGCCTTTTACGGATGGCGAAGATCTTCTTTACGTGGGGATCAATACCGGTGGCGGGATGGCCTGGAATCTGGGCCCGGACGCTCTGCTCTATCTGATGGCCGACGCCGACCTGAATCTCAGCGACCGTTTCCGAGATAAAGTGTCCCTAGGGGCGGGGCCGACCCTGGGTTGCCTGCTGCAATTGACCAGCGACTGGAAAGCACATCTGCACGGCGGCGCCCTGTTCTACGGTTTCGAAGAGCATGAACACTATCGTGCCGTGTTGGAACAGAACTACCGCTTGTCACGTGAAGGCGGAGTCACTCTAAAAGCCGGCTGGGAGCGTGCCTTCGACCAGTCCAAGGCGGAAATCATGCTGTCCCTGAACCGTTACTTCTGA
- a CDS encoding DUF3015 family protein, with amino-acid sequence MRKLGVALCAAVLMTSVSTLALAAPYGTAGCGLGSVLFKDEPGGVQIFAATTNATFGNQTFGITTGTLNCGDPIWVTGSAETKQFVAHNMDALAADIAAGQGETLDAFAELMEVPVDQRAAFAETLQKNFDQVFTSDQVVMAEVIDNTALLTR; translated from the coding sequence ATGAGAAAACTGGGAGTGGCGCTTTGCGCCGCCGTGCTGATGACGTCTGTTTCAACTCTGGCCCTGGCGGCACCCTACGGGACTGCGGGCTGCGGCCTGGGCTCGGTGCTGTTCAAGGATGAGCCGGGCGGTGTGCAGATCTTCGCCGCGACCACCAACGCGACCTTCGGCAACCAGACTTTCGGCATCACCACCGGCACCCTCAACTGCGGTGACCCGATCTGGGTGACCGGCAGCGCCGAAACCAAGCAGTTCGTCGCGCACAACATGGACGCTCTGGCGGCCGACATCGCTGCCGGGCAGGGTGAAACCCTCGACGCTTTTGCCGAGCTGATGGAAGTTCCCGTTGACCAGCGTGCGGCCTTTGCCGAGACCCTGCAGAAAAATTTCGATCAGGTTTTCACTTCCGACCAGGTGGTGATGGCCGAGGTGATCGACAACACCGCGCTGCTCACCCGCTGA
- a CDS encoding SH3 domain-containing C40 family peptidase — protein MRSQLKKSLAVSVLAAFLFLAPGCIPALEKIEIADLQRMPQTPLAYVDEAGGDQPLKPAERQQHRAVEFLERFFAPWHTDGPFDETRNPFWAVEWACENEVFGENLRPVEKGRIKELIEQAAASDYPSLSRRAVTVRRCDLRALPTDSPLFNDPRTPGQGFPFDYLQHGALAANTPLLATHLSEDGTWVFVETPLLYGWMPVTDLAWVDEEFVDTFETGRYLALTRENLALFDTEGIYRFSAGIGTVLPLIKTGDMEYEAYIAVADADRQALLRKAPIPTEAGDVFPLQLTPRRIATLADAMIGQPYGWGDLYGNRDCSGTVKDLFAPFGLWLPRNSSQQAQVGEVMSLEDLAPRQREKRLLQEGIPFVTLVRLPGHIMLYLGEHEGRAALLHTLWGVRTRTLTNREGRWLVGKTVITGLEPGMERDGFFLSISPLLERVESMNILVPWNQQKKIDVGN, from the coding sequence ATGCGCAGTCAATTGAAGAAATCTCTGGCGGTCTCGGTTCTTGCCGCTTTTCTCTTTCTAGCCCCGGGCTGCATTCCTGCCTTGGAAAAGATTGAGATTGCCGACCTGCAGCGGATGCCGCAAACCCCGCTCGCCTATGTTGACGAGGCTGGCGGAGATCAACCTCTTAAGCCCGCCGAAAGACAGCAGCATCGGGCGGTTGAATTTCTGGAGCGCTTTTTTGCTCCCTGGCATACCGATGGGCCCTTTGATGAGACCCGCAACCCTTTCTGGGCGGTGGAATGGGCTTGTGAAAATGAGGTCTTCGGCGAAAATTTGCGGCCGGTGGAGAAGGGGCGGATCAAGGAATTGATCGAGCAGGCTGCAGCTTCAGACTATCCGAGCCTCAGCCGTCGCGCCGTCACCGTGCGCCGCTGCGATCTGCGTGCCCTGCCCACTGACAGCCCCCTGTTCAATGACCCGCGCACGCCCGGACAGGGCTTTCCCTTCGATTACCTGCAGCATGGCGCGCTGGCCGCCAACACGCCGCTCCTTGCAACCCATCTGAGCGAGGATGGGACCTGGGTGTTCGTCGAGACCCCGCTGCTTTATGGATGGATGCCGGTGACCGACCTTGCCTGGGTGGATGAAGAGTTTGTCGATACTTTTGAAACCGGGCGCTATCTCGCATTGACCCGGGAGAATCTTGCCCTTTTCGACACCGAAGGCATTTACCGTTTCAGCGCCGGCATAGGGACTGTTCTGCCTCTGATCAAGACAGGGGACATGGAATATGAGGCATACATCGCCGTTGCCGACGCAGATCGCCAGGCGTTGCTGAGAAAAGCCCCGATTCCAACTGAAGCAGGGGACGTTTTCCCGCTGCAGTTGACTCCCCGGCGTATCGCCACCCTGGCCGATGCCATGATAGGCCAGCCCTACGGATGGGGGGATCTCTATGGCAACCGGGATTGCTCGGGTACGGTCAAAGACCTGTTTGCTCCCTTCGGCCTGTGGCTGCCGCGCAATTCTTCACAGCAGGCCCAGGTCGGCGAGGTCATGTCATTGGAGGATCTTGCACCTCGCCAACGGGAGAAGCGCCTGCTGCAGGAGGGGATTCCCTTTGTGACGCTGGTGCGGCTGCCCGGTCACATCATGCTGTACCTTGGCGAGCACGAGGGGCGGGCGGCGCTGTTGCACACTCTCTGGGGGGTGCGTACGAGGACACTGACCAACCGTGAAGGGCGCTGGCTGGTGGGCAAAACCGTCATCACCGGCTTGGAGCCCGGCATGGAGCGGGATGGTTTTTTTCTCAGTATCAGCCCGCTGCTTGAGCGTGTTGAAAGCATGAATATCCTGGTTCCCTGGAATCAGCAGAAGAAAATTGATGTGGGAAATTGA
- a CDS encoding glycoside hydrolase family 3 protein: protein MNCIRNNNPPRWLILILLCQVFWLGSLNPASGASITGKKVSLEARIGQMLMVGFRGMTVGPDHFIMRDIRRHNLGGVILFDYDVVEKQAVRNIESPRQVKALISSLQSASKTPLLIAVDQEGGRVARLKERYGSPPTLSHRELGQKDDLSETAHHSRQLAETLSGLGIGLNMAPVVDLCANPDNPVIAKLDRCFSSDSQKVTQHAAEFIKAHHRSGVLTTLKHFPGHGSSRADSHLGFTDVTDTWTADELEPYARIIAEGQADAVMTAHVFNARLDEDYPATLSQRTIEGILRKDLGFDGVVISDDMQMGAIADHYGLQAAIHKAIEAGVDILVFGNNLEYDEQIVAKATAIVRDLVHSGKLDEARIDKSYRRIMRLKERLTSSIEENLPQE, encoded by the coding sequence ATGAATTGTATCAGAAACAACAATCCGCCCCGCTGGCTGATTCTGATCCTGCTGTGCCAGGTCTTTTGGCTCGGCAGCCTCAACCCGGCATCCGGGGCTTCCATTACTGGAAAGAAAGTTTCTCTGGAAGCCCGCATCGGCCAGATGCTGATGGTGGGGTTTCGAGGCATGACGGTCGGGCCGGATCATTTTATCATGCGCGACATCCGCCGACACAACCTGGGCGGGGTGATCCTTTTCGATTATGATGTCGTTGAGAAACAGGCGGTGCGAAATATCGAATCACCACGCCAGGTCAAGGCGCTGATTTCCTCTTTGCAATCTGCGTCGAAGACTCCTTTGCTGATCGCCGTCGACCAGGAGGGGGGTCGCGTCGCTCGACTGAAAGAACGCTACGGCTCCCCGCCGACTCTCTCTCACCGGGAATTGGGTCAGAAAGATGATCTCTCTGAGACGGCACACCACAGCCGCCAGCTGGCCGAAACCCTCTCAGGTCTGGGCATCGGACTGAACATGGCACCGGTAGTTGACCTCTGCGCCAATCCGGACAACCCGGTCATTGCCAAACTCGACCGCTGCTTTTCATCCGATTCGCAGAAGGTCACGCAGCATGCGGCGGAATTCATCAAGGCGCACCACCGATCGGGCGTACTCACCACCCTCAAACATTTCCCAGGGCATGGCAGCTCTCGCGCCGATTCGCACCTGGGATTTACCGATGTGACAGATACCTGGACCGCAGATGAACTCGAACCTTACGCCCGGATTATTGCAGAGGGGCAGGCCGATGCCGTGATGACAGCCCATGTCTTCAATGCCCGCCTGGACGAGGACTATCCCGCCACCCTCTCCCAACGCACCATTGAAGGGATCCTCCGAAAAGATTTGGGGTTTGACGGGGTGGTCATATCCGACGACATGCAGATGGGGGCAATCGCCGATCATTACGGCCTTCAGGCTGCGATCCACAAAGCGATCGAGGCAGGCGTCGACATCCTTGTTTTCGGCAACAACCTGGAATATGACGAACAGATTGTTGCCAAAGCCACGGCGATTGTTCGCGACCTGGTGCACAGCGGCAAACTCGACGAGGCGCGTATCGACAAATCCTACCGCCGCATCATGCGCCTCAAAGAGCGGCTCACATCCTCAATTGAAGAAAATCTCCCGCAGGAGTAA
- a CDS encoding NRAMP family divalent metal transporter, whose protein sequence is MKNHESNSSSPSLPCSSRQTSRADLWKAIGPGILVACAAVGGSHLVWSTRAGAEFGWSLIGLILLANLLKFPFFLYGQRYAAATGESLLAGYQRQGVIYLYIFLLVNILTGIINIAGVAMLSGALFAGYGIGGIGIAGLTVIILLVCMALILLGHYRLLDSVAKVVVILLALTTFVAVALAFFQGSPAPADFVPPSPWTWGSFAFLIILLGWMPAPVDLSTWSSLWMFSRERQTGHFATSRETSIDFYLGYIMAVVLAVMFLALGKLVMFGTGESFSDSGIVFSQQLVSLYSGHIGEWSKPLILTAAFVTMFSTTMTCVDGYPRSLAACCALIGGFSVQKFQLIHRIWIAVSVAGACALVLFYVKNLIQLLAFAAVISFITSPILAYINYKVMNGANVPEEERPGAILKILSWAGIIFFVLMTAGFVYVKVFY, encoded by the coding sequence ATGAAAAATCACGAATCAAATTCAAGCAGTCCGTCGTTGCCGTGCTCCTCTCGTCAAACCTCCCGCGCCGATTTGTGGAAAGCCATCGGCCCGGGGATTCTCGTCGCCTGCGCGGCGGTGGGCGGCTCGCACCTGGTGTGGTCGACCCGGGCGGGCGCCGAGTTCGGCTGGAGTCTTATCGGGCTGATCCTGCTAGCGAATCTTCTGAAATTCCCCTTTTTCCTCTACGGCCAGCGCTACGCCGCCGCCACCGGCGAGAGCCTGCTGGCCGGCTACCAGCGCCAGGGGGTTATCTACCTTTACATCTTTCTGCTGGTCAACATCCTCACCGGCATCATCAATATCGCCGGCGTCGCCATGCTCAGCGGGGCGCTGTTTGCCGGCTACGGGATCGGAGGGATCGGCATTGCCGGCCTGACGGTGATCATCCTGCTGGTGTGCATGGCGCTGATTCTCCTGGGACACTACCGCCTGCTCGACTCGGTCGCGAAAGTCGTGGTCATCCTGCTGGCCCTGACGACCTTTGTCGCCGTCGCGCTGGCATTTTTCCAAGGATCGCCCGCGCCTGCGGACTTTGTTCCGCCGAGCCCCTGGACCTGGGGGTCGTTCGCGTTTCTGATTATCCTGCTGGGCTGGATGCCCGCCCCCGTCGATCTTTCGACCTGGTCGTCCCTCTGGATGTTCAGCCGCGAGCGCCAAACCGGACATTTCGCCACCAGCCGCGAAACCTCCATCGACTTCTATCTCGGCTACATCATGGCTGTGGTCCTGGCGGTCATGTTCCTCGCCCTCGGCAAGCTGGTCATGTTCGGGACGGGCGAGTCGTTTTCCGACAGCGGTATCGTCTTCTCCCAGCAGTTGGTCAGCCTCTATTCAGGGCATATCGGCGAATGGTCAAAACCTCTGATCCTCACCGCCGCTTTCGTCACCATGTTCAGCACCACCATGACCTGCGTCGACGGTTATCCCCGCTCGCTTGCGGCCTGCTGCGCCCTAATCGGCGGCTTCTCCGTGCAGAAATTTCAACTGATCCACCGCATCTGGATTGCGGTTTCCGTGGCCGGGGCCTGCGCCCTGGTGCTGTTTTACGTCAAGAACCTGATTCAGCTGCTCGCCTTCGCCGCCGTCATTTCATTTATCACCTCGCCCATCCTCGCCTATATCAATTACAAGGTCATGAACGGCGCAAACGTGCCCGAAGAGGAGCGTCCAGGGGCCATTCTCAAAATCCTGAGTTGGGCAGGGATAATCTTTTTCGTCCTGATGACGGCGGGGTTTGTTTACGTGAAAGTGTTTTATTGA
- a CDS encoding chloride channel protein → MWKYSPSRDNLILLLLIAIVIGLVTGILAIGFRYLLLLTTGLFWPDPQAMLEVNQQYPWYLVVAVPVFGGLLIGPLICRFSPESRGAGVPEVIEAVVTRGGAIRHTTALFKTLFTALSIGCGASVGREGPVVHIGSSVGSSLAQWIKLPVEWKRVFLACGAAAGIAATFNAPMAGMLFAAEIILVDFQVRYLSHIAISAVTATVVSHKFLGSFPTFQIPSYELVSYAELPLYGLLGLLAGLLSVLFIRSVSAAEDLFTRVGVPFQFRPAIAGLMLGLMALGWPHILGVGYETINQALTAKMGIALMAVVLLLKLVATAGSVGAGFSGGIFAPSLVLGSLLGGVFGASAGRIFPGEMGTAAAYSLIGMGAVVAGTTLAPITAIFTIFELTYNFEIILPLMTCCIISLVTVQKIYGYSIYETKLLRKGVRMVRGRDVNLLRTMKVGDYMATDFETVRQDMVLGEILEKSEKSHYPHFPVVDSEGRLVGMLSMSDLRSFLAQLGDLSNLVVASEIMTKRVIIVRPDDHFETAFEIFEGKQISTLPVVARNGNLVGILKKSDLLLAYNQTILKINVLDKIGGKK, encoded by the coding sequence ATGTGGAAATACAGCCCAAGCCGTGACAACCTGATCCTGCTGTTACTCATTGCTATTGTGATCGGGCTGGTGACCGGGATTCTTGCCATTGGCTTCCGTTATCTGCTGCTTCTGACCACGGGGCTGTTCTGGCCTGACCCGCAGGCCATGCTGGAAGTCAACCAGCAGTATCCCTGGTATCTGGTGGTTGCGGTGCCGGTTTTCGGCGGTCTGTTGATCGGTCCGTTAATCTGCCGCTTTTCGCCTGAGTCACGTGGTGCCGGGGTGCCTGAAGTCATTGAAGCTGTTGTGACCAGGGGCGGTGCAATCCGTCATACAACCGCGCTGTTCAAAACCCTTTTCACGGCTTTGTCCATCGGATGCGGCGCCTCTGTCGGCCGGGAAGGGCCGGTGGTGCATATCGGCTCTTCTGTGGGCTCCTCGCTTGCGCAGTGGATCAAACTGCCGGTGGAGTGGAAGCGGGTTTTTCTCGCCTGCGGCGCGGCTGCCGGGATCGCCGCTACCTTCAACGCGCCGATGGCGGGGATGCTGTTTGCCGCCGAAATCATCCTGGTTGATTTCCAGGTCCGCTATCTGAGTCATATCGCCATTTCAGCCGTTACGGCGACGGTGGTTTCCCATAAGTTTCTCGGCAGTTTTCCGACCTTTCAGATTCCATCCTACGAACTTGTCAGCTATGCAGAACTTCCCCTTTATGGCCTTCTCGGGCTGCTCGCCGGGCTGTTGTCGGTCCTTTTCATCCGCTCTGTGTCTGCTGCCGAGGATCTCTTCACCCGCGTCGGCGTGCCGTTTCAGTTCAGGCCGGCTATCGCAGGGCTGATGCTGGGTCTTATGGCCCTTGGGTGGCCCCATATCCTTGGCGTCGGTTATGAGACCATCAATCAGGCCCTGACCGCGAAGATGGGAATCGCTCTCATGGCGGTGGTGCTACTGCTCAAACTTGTCGCCACGGCGGGTTCAGTGGGGGCGGGTTTCTCGGGCGGCATCTTTGCCCCGTCCCTGGTGCTCGGTTCGCTGCTCGGCGGCGTATTCGGCGCCTCGGCCGGTCGAATATTTCCGGGGGAGATGGGCACTGCCGCAGCCTACAGCCTGATCGGCATGGGCGCGGTGGTGGCCGGAACCACTCTGGCGCCGATCACCGCAATTTTCACTATTTTTGAACTGACCTATAATTTTGAAATCATCCTGCCGCTGATGACCTGCTGCATCATCAGCCTGGTGACGGTGCAGAAAATCTACGGTTATTCCATCTACGAAACCAAGCTGCTTCGCAAGGGGGTGCGCATGGTGCGCGGGCGCGATGTCAATCTGCTGCGCACCATGAAGGTCGGCGATTACATGGCGACCGATTTCGAGACGGTTCGTCAGGATATGGTGCTGGGGGAGATCCTCGAAAAATCCGAAAAGAGCCACTACCCCCATTTCCCGGTGGTTGACTCTGAGGGGCGCCTGGTGGGGATGCTCTCCATGAGCGATCTGCGAAGCTTCCTGGCCCAGCTTGGCGATCTCAGCAATCTTGTCGTTGCCTCGGAAATCATGACCAAACGGGTGATTATCGTGCGCCCGGACGATCACTTCGAGACGGCCTTTGAGATCTTCGAGGGCAAGCAGATCTCGACCCTGCCGGTGGTTGCGCGCAACGGTAATCTCGTCGGTATTCTCAAGAAAAGCGACCTGCTGCTGGCTTATAATCAGACCATCCTGAAGATCAATGTGCTGGACAAGATCGGCGGGAAAAAATAG
- a CDS encoding RluA family pseudouridine synthase: MNEMIVTDEEAGMLAERFLQARIPAAPLSYLRKLLKSGKIRDPQGPLSMTKPLASGDRIFLPDSARLRELRNASEQRSPSIIYETPNILIVDKPAGLATHAGEGHDEDNLTDRIWQCMKDQGERFRVAPIQRLDLETSGLTMFGKGKKSCSVLGQMMMTQPVTKTYLALVSGKMDESGILVSEIPAKGKLKKAETAYQCLAANSRASFLRIVLRTGRQHQIRRQFKDIGHPLFGDKRYQGPKADGLNRLFLHCGQLEFTDPFSHEPVSIRSELPAELNRALKKFGLTI, encoded by the coding sequence ATGAATGAGATGATTGTCACTGATGAAGAAGCGGGCATGCTTGCCGAACGCTTTCTGCAGGCAAGAATACCTGCAGCCCCTCTTTCTTATCTGCGGAAGCTGCTCAAGTCCGGTAAAATCCGCGATCCGCAAGGGCCTCTTTCCATGACCAAACCTCTGGCCTCAGGAGATCGGATTTTTTTACCGGACAGCGCCCGCCTGCGCGAACTGCGCAACGCCTCTGAACAACGATCTCCGTCTATTATTTATGAAACGCCCAATATTCTGATCGTGGACAAGCCCGCAGGATTGGCAACCCATGCCGGTGAAGGTCACGACGAGGACAACCTGACCGACCGGATATGGCAATGCATGAAAGACCAGGGCGAGCGCTTCAGGGTGGCGCCCATTCAGCGACTCGACCTGGAAACCTCCGGTCTCACAATGTTTGGGAAAGGGAAAAAATCCTGCTCGGTGCTGGGTCAGATGATGATGACGCAACCTGTCACCAAAACCTACCTGGCCCTGGTTTCAGGGAAGATGGATGAAAGCGGCATTCTGGTTTCGGAGATTCCCGCCAAGGGAAAACTCAAAAAAGCCGAAACCGCGTATCAATGCCTGGCCGCCAATTCCAGGGCATCTTTCCTGCGCATCGTGCTCCGCACCGGCCGTCAGCACCAGATACGACGCCAATTCAAGGATATCGGACACCCGCTGTTCGGTGACAAGCGTTATCAGGGGCCGAAGGCAGACGGCCTGAACCGGCTGTTTCTGCATTGCGGTCAACTTGAATTCACCGACCCCTTCAGCCATGAGCCGGTTTCAATCCGGTCGGAACTGCCCGCCGAACTGAACAGAGCGCTGAAGAAGTTCGGCCTCACAATATAA
- a CDS encoding SWIM zinc finger family protein gives MSYYGWAPYVTVAERRAKARKHLEKMKKKGLAVQPVELSGRKIAASFWGKGWCEHMESFGDYDNRLPRGRSYVRNGSVCHLDIANGRIDAIVSGSELYNVQITITPLNNNKWAAVRRACSGKIASLIDLLRGKLDQGVMEVVSDRKEGLFPLPGEMQFDCDCPDWAGMCKHVAAVLYGVGARLDHAPEMLFVLRGVNHEELVDVSAALADTTRKGSSRRRIAATGIADVFGIDLAEADNLDVECPPTPSRKSRPGKTSRSTTGRSEPSASPTKNPVKKAIQKGMDNEPLPKVPFPDPLTGNAIFDWRSSLGESQAQFALRLKITASRISQWEKKKERAIGMQSRTLATLQKAWNLTVCGH, from the coding sequence ATGAGCTATTACGGGTGGGCTCCCTACGTCACAGTGGCGGAGCGTCGGGCCAAGGCCAGGAAGCATCTTGAAAAGATGAAAAAGAAGGGACTTGCTGTTCAACCGGTGGAACTGAGCGGCCGCAAGATTGCCGCTTCTTTCTGGGGTAAAGGGTGGTGTGAACACATGGAGTCATTCGGCGATTATGACAACCGCCTGCCTCGGGGCCGGAGTTACGTCAGAAACGGATCAGTCTGTCATCTCGACATCGCGAATGGCCGGATCGATGCTATCGTCAGTGGTTCCGAATTGTACAACGTCCAGATTACCATTACACCGTTGAATAATAATAAATGGGCCGCCGTCAGGCGCGCCTGTTCGGGTAAAATCGCATCTTTAATCGATCTGTTGCGAGGAAAACTCGATCAAGGGGTCATGGAAGTCGTGTCGGACCGAAAGGAGGGTCTTTTCCCCTTGCCCGGCGAGATGCAATTCGACTGTGATTGCCCGGACTGGGCCGGCATGTGCAAGCATGTTGCCGCGGTGCTTTACGGAGTGGGGGCCAGGCTTGATCATGCCCCGGAAATGCTTTTTGTGCTCCGCGGGGTCAACCATGAGGAGCTGGTCGATGTTTCCGCCGCTTTGGCCGATACGACCCGAAAAGGCAGCTCGCGACGGCGCATTGCCGCGACCGGCATTGCCGATGTTTTCGGCATCGACCTGGCCGAAGCCGATAACCTGGATGTCGAATGTCCTCCCACTCCGTCCAGGAAGTCACGACCGGGTAAAACGTCCAGATCAACTACCGGCCGATCAGAACCATCGGCTAGCCCGACAAAAAATCCAGTAAAAAAGGCAATTCAAAAGGGAATGGATAACGAACCGTTACCGAAGGTTCCCTTCCCCGATCCACTCACCGGCAATGCCATCTTCGACTGGAGGTCGTCCCTCGGCGAGTCTCAGGCCCAGTTTGCGTTACGACTGAAAATAACTGCCAGCAGAATTTCTCAATGGGAAAAAAAGAAAGAAAGGGCCATCGGCATGCAGAGCCGGACCCTTGCGACGCTGCAGAAAGCCTGGAATCTGACCGTTTGTGGCCACTGA